GTTTACGGGGTTTCTGGTGGTCCCATTGGGGCTGGATCCTCTGCAAGCGCTACGCACCCACCAATGAGGAGGCGGTCAAGGACCTGGTCAAGTATCCCGAACTGAAATTCATCAACAAACACCACGGCATCGCGCCTTTCGTCCTGGCCACCTTGATCTTCTTCTTCGGGGCCTTCCTGGAACACGCCGCGCCCGGTCTCCACACCAACGGCATGCAGATGCTGGCCTGGGGCTTCTTCACCTCCACCACCCTGCTCTACCACGGCACCTTCACCATCAATTCGCTGTCCCATGTTTTCGGCAAGAAGCGCTTCGAGACGGGGGACGACAGCAAGAACAACTTTTGGCTGTCCTTGATCACCATGGGCGAAGGGTGGCACAACAACCACCACAAGTTCCCCTATGCCGAGAGCCAGGGCATCTATTGGTGGGAGATCGACATGTCCCATTACATCCTGAAGATGTTCTCGTGGGTGGGGCTGGTCTGGGACATCCAGAAGCACCCCAAGGAGCTTTTCCAGAAGACCGCCAAAGCCTGAGAGGGCAGGGTAAAAAAACAAAAGCCTTGGAGGGTTTTCCCTCCAAGGCTTTTTTATTTGTGCTAAGGCCGGTTCAGAGACCGAGCAATCCCAGGACCTTATAGACCACCAGGGCGGGCCAGACCAAAGCCTTCAGGACGCCTAGGCAGCCCATCCAAAAACCGTCGCTGTGCTGGATGAAATAGACCGCCGAACCGATGATGCCCAACCCGTAGAAAGCTCCGCTTTTCATTTCGTGCCGCCTTTCCCAGTGGAACCATTCCTTTTTTTCCATCCCGTCCACCCCTTGAAGACTTGGTGAGACCGAAGCACCTCTAAGGTAAGACGGTGGGAGCGGGATTCCAATGACCTGGCTCATGGAAAAAGGGCGTTCTTTCCCGATGTTGGGGGGATAATGCAGGAAGCCCACCCCAGGAGGCGCCCATGGCGGACCAACCGGAATTGAACGAGATCCTTGAGAGACTGGAAGCCGTCGAGCATAAATTAGGCGTTTACTATGTGCCCAACGCCGAGCCCATCCTGGAAGAACTCTGCGAGAAGCTCGAGCCTATGACCCTCCAGGCCATCCTGCGGGAGGTGGACGCCAAGGTCCTGGCCCAGGCCATGATGGGTTACAAGACCCCCGCCCTCAAGAACCTCCAAAAGGCCATGTCCAAGAAGAGCTGGGAGATGATCCAGGACGACGTGCATTACTTCCTGAAATTGGGCGTCAGCGAGGCCGCCATCCGCACGGCCCGGCTTGAGATGATGAGCATCATCAAGAAGCTGGAAGCCCATGGGGCCGTCGTCCTTCATGTGAAGGAGAGCAGCGCGGAATTGGAGGATTGGAAGAAGCAGAGCCAGGAAACAGGGACCTTGTTCAAGAAGGTCGAGGGGTTGGAGGTTTGGAAGAAGGATATTTTGGACAGGATCTAAGGGATATCAGTCCTTATTCACCATCTTCGCCATGGATTCATTGTAGCGGTTCCCGGAAACCCGGAATTTTTCCAAGATCCCATCAATGGCCCTGAAGTCCTCGGAAGTGAAGGGGATGTCACAGGCCGCCACATTCTCCTCCAAATGCTTCACCTGGGTCGTGCCGGGGATGGGAACAATGTCCTCCCCCTGGTTCATGAGCCAAGCTAAGGCGGCCTGGGTGGCGGTGGCCCCCCTGGTCTTGGCCAGCTTCGTCACTTCCTCCACCAGCTTGATGTTCTCCTTGAAGTTCTCGCCCTGGAACCGCGGCAGGTTACGCCGCATATCATTGGGCCCCAGATCCTCATAACTCTTGATGGCCCCGGTCAAGAATCCCCGGCCCACCGGGCTGAAGGGTACCAGGCCCATGCCCAATTCCCGCAGGACCGGCAGGATCCCATCCTCAATGGCCGTCTCCCAAAGGGAATACTCGCTCTGCAGACAGGTGATGGGATGGACCGCGTGGGCTTTTCGGATCGTATTGGGTCCCACCTCGCTCAACCCCAGGTAGCGGACCTTGCCTTGCTTCACCAATTGGGCCATGGCGCCGACCGATTCCTCGATGGGGACCTTGGGGTCGGCCCGGTGGAGATAAAGAAGGTCGATGACAGGGGTCTGGAGCCTGGAAAGGCATCCCTCGACCGCCTTTTGGAGGGCGGCGGGGGAACCATCCAGGTTCTCAGGCCCGGCCTTCCCCTCTTTCCAGGCCACCTTGGTGGCCAGGACCAGCCTGTCGCGGCGGCCCTTGAAGGCTTTCGCCAGGAGTTCCTCGTTCTTGAAAGGCCCATAGGCTTCGGCGGTGTCGAAGAAATTGATGCCCAGTTCCAAAGCCCGGTCCAGGACCTTGAGGGAATCCGCCTCCTCGACCGGATGGTAAGCATAGCTCATGCCCATGCATCCCAACCCGAGTTCGGAAACCTGGAGACCCTGGGAGCCTAGTTTGCGTTTTTTCATTTTCCGCCTTCAATTCCAGTCACTTGGGTTTGGCCGCGACCGCGATGATCCCGGCGGAGTCCTCGTGGAGGGGCTTGCCCGAAAGGCCTCCGAAGAATCTTATTTTTCGGAAGCCGACGCTTTTTAGCAAGCGGGCCAGATCCTTTTTATCGTATTGATGCATGACCGAGACATAGCGATCGGTCTTGGTCTTCGATTGGAAAGTCCAATAAGTCCGGATGCTCCGGTCCTTGGCTTCCCAACGGTTCCTTTGGGTCATCCGGATGCCCGCGATGGTGGCTTCCATGACCGGCTTGAAGTTCCGCTTGATCCAGTCCTTATTGGGGCACTGCAGGACAAATCGACCGCCGGGCTTCAGGGCCCGGAAGAAATTCGCCAGGACCTTCTTGTTCTGCCGGGCGTTAAAATAACCGAAACTGCCGAACCAATTGAAGGCGGCGTCGAATTCGCCCTGAAAAGACGTTTCCCGCATATCGCCCACCTGAAACTCCGCCTTGAGGTGGGCCCGGTGTCCCAAAGTTTTGGCCCGGCGAATGTAATGAGGTTGGCGATCCACGCCGATGGCCCGGATGCCCATCCGGGCCAGGGCCAAGGTCACCCGTCCTTGTCCGCAGGGCAGGTCCAAGACCTTTTGGCCCTTCCGCAGGCCCAGGAGGTGTTTGATGCCGCGGGCCTGCTCCCGGGTGGCGTGTTTCGTGAAGGTATGCGCCAGGATCCGGGTGTAGGTTCCGGCAAAGAATTTGTCATGCCATTCCCGCATTTGGGACTCCCGGATGACGGATCAGCGGAAAAGGCCCTCGTGACCCGGCGTCATTGGGCCTTGGGGAAATTGAAGCTCTTTCCGATCTGCACGAAGGTGGGGAACCAAGCCGCGAAACTCTCCTGGGTCGAGGTGCAGGTCATGGAGTAAGCCTTTCCATGCGACAGGTAGAAGAACACGACGGCCTTGAGGGTCCCGTTGTATTGTTCCGCCACCTGGGTATAGGTCATGTAGCGGCAGGGGGTATAGGCCCCTTGCAACTCGCCGGAATTGATGAGCTGGAACTGGTTGAGGGCCTTTTTCATGCCGGTGACGTTGGTATTGACGTATTCCGTCAAGTCGAAGGAAGGGTCCACGTTCTCGGTCACCACGTTGACGTTCTCCCGGAAAACATCGTTGGGCTTCAAGGGCCTGACCGAGACGAGGGAAATGGCGTAAAGGCCCATCTTCATGTTCTCGTTGACCTCCCAACCTTGGGGGAGGGCCACCAGGTAATAGTCGGTGGTGTGGCGGTGCCATGCCAGCGAGGTGGCGGCATCCGATCGGGCGGGGAGACAAAGGAAAAGGCCCAGAAGAAGGGCGGCGGACAGCCTCAGGCATGTTTTCATCGAATCCTCCTTAAGATATCTCAACAACATCCATAATCCGGCAATTCATGGCCCTTGTGGGCCTTGTCGTGGACGGCCTTGGGGTGTTTTTTCAAGGCCAGGATCTGGTACCAGCGATGGCCCGATTCCCACAGCACCACCACCGCGCAGACCATGATGATGACCGTCGCGGCCACGTTGGCGTAGGCCTGGAAGGCCTTGTCCGGATGGGCGGCCGCCAAGGGCAGGAAGTTATCGGTGATGTTCAGCCAGCAGGCCGAGAGGGTGGTGACCGCCACGAAAAGCATGGGCACCAAGGTCGCCCAGATGTAATGGGTGCGGCCCGAATTGATGAGGGCACTGGTGGAGGCGGCCAGGGCGATGGAGGCCAAGAGCTGGTTGGCGGTGCCGAACATGGGCCAGATGGTGGCGACCGATCCGCCCCAGATGAGCCAGGCCCAAAGGAAGACGACCAAAGCGGTGGAAAGGACGGTCCCGGGCATCCAGTTGGTGTCCTCCAGGGGCTTGTAGAAGCGCCCGAAGAATTCCTGCACCAGGAAACGCGCCACGCGGGTACCCGCGTCGATGGTGGTGAGGATGAAGAGGGCCTCGAACATGATCATGAAATGGTAGAAGTAGCCCATGAGCCGCTCCAAGCCGGGGAAGCCGCTGAAGATCTGGGCGAAACCGAGGGCCAGGGACACGGCCCCGCCGGGCCGGCCCGCCACGTTCTCGCCGACCGCCTGGGACAGGGCCTGCAGGTTCACGGGGGTCAGTCCCAGGGCGGCGAACTTGTCGGCGGGCAGGTTGATGGCGTAGTAGTCGCCGGGGAAAAGGGCGCTGGTGGACAGGAGCGCCACGATGCCGACCAGGCCCTCCATGAGCATGGAGCCATAGCCGATCACCCGCGCGTCCGATTCCTTATCGAGCATCTTGGGGGTGGTGCCCGAGGAGACCAGGGCGTGGAAACCCGAGATGGCCCCGCAGGCGATGGTGATGAAAACGAAGGGGAAGAGCTTGCCCGGGATGATGGGCCCTCCGCCGTCCACATAGCCGAAGGCGGGCATATGCAGGTCCGGGGCCACGACGATGATCCCCAGCACCAGCAAGGCGATGGTCCCCACCTTCATATAAGAGCTCAGGTAGTCCCGGGGAGTGAGGAGCATCCAGACGGGGAGCACGGAAGCCAGGAAACCGTAGATCGCCAGGGCCCCGATGACGCCTTCCCGGGAGAAGGTGAAGTAGGGGGCGAGGGGGGAACCGGGGATATGGTCCCCGAAGACCACGGCGAAGAAGACCAGGGCTACCCCCACGATGCTGGCCGGGACGATGGCCGAGGGGCCTTTGCGCATCCAAAAGCCCACCAGGAAGGCGATGGGAATGGTGGCCGCGATGGAGAAGACGCCCCAGGGACTGGCCTTCAGGGCGTTCACGACGGCCATCCCCAGGCCCGCCAGGGCCAGGATGACGATGATGAAGATGGCGATGGCGCCCATCACGGACGAGAGGGGGCTGATCTCGTGGCGGAGGATATCCACGAGCGAGCGGCCTTTCCTGCGGATGGAAGCGGCCAGGATCATGAAATCATGCACGGCGCCGGCCAGGCAGACGCCCGCCAGCAGCCAGATGAAGCTGGGCACGAAGCCGAACTGGGCGGCCAGGACCGGGCCAATGAGGGGGCCCGCCCCCGCGATAGCGGCGAAGTGGTGGCCCATCAGGACCCATTTGTTGGTGGGGTGGTAGTTGTGCCCGTCGTTCAGCAGATGGGCGGGGGTGGCGCGCCGGTCGTCGAGCACCACCACCTTGGTGGCCAGGAAGTAGCTGTAGTAGCGGTAGGCGATGATCATGACCAGAAGGGCGGTCAGGATGAGGGGCAGGACGTTCATGAAAACTCCTCTCGGGTATGGAGTAAAAGCATTTTCACCACCAAGGGCACCAAGTTCACCAAGAAAATAGAAGAAGGGAAAAAGGCCGACTCGGGGTCCTTATCGCCGGATCCCAAGACTTCAGGGTAAAGGAGTAGGGTGGGCCTCAATCCATGTAATCCAGGTCGATGCCGTAGGTCTCCTTCAAGTTGCTCAGGCCGAAGAAGGCGGCCGCCAGGACAAGGGCCGCGAGGGCCGACGCACTGCCCAGGACGCCCCAGACCGGGATGAGGGCCTTGAAGGCCAAGGTCACGGGGATCGTCAATCCCCGCACGAAGTTGGGGCCGGAGGTGGCCACGGTGGCCCGCAGGTTGGTCCCGAACTGCTCGGCGGCCGAGGTGACGGCCACCGCCCAGAAACCCGCCGAGAAGCCCATGCAGCCGCAAAGGGCATAGAAGACGGTGAGGGAGGTGCCGCCCCAGAGCAGGGTGGAGGTGACGGAGAGGGCGTTGAGGACCAGGAAGGAGGCGATGACCTTCTTGCGGTTCTGGAACAACTGGCTCAAGGTCCCGCTCGCGAGATCCCCCAGGGGGAGTCCCAGGTAGGCGAAGAAAATGGCCCGCCCGGGCGAGGGAAGTTCCGTCATCCCCATGCCCTTCCCGATCTCGGGACAGAAGGTCAGAAGCACTCCCGCGATGAACCAGACCGGGAAGGTGGCGAGGATGAGGCTTAGGAAGATCAAGCCCTTACGGGGATATCGGAAGAACTGGAAGAAATCCCCTTTCGAGGCGCCCGTCTTCTTCTCCAGGGCCAGGAAAAGCCCCGACTCCCGCACTCCCAGCCGGAGCACCAACAGGACCAGTCCCATGCCCCCGCCCACAAAATAGGCGGTGCGCCAATCGAAACGCTGGCCCACCAAGGCGGCCACCAGCACGCCCGTGACCCCCACGGTGGTGATGAGGGTGGTACCCCAGCCCCGTTTTTCCCGGGGCATCAGCTCGCTGACCAGGGTGACGCCCGCGCCCAGTTCCCCCGAGAGGCCGACCCCGGCGAGGAAGCGCCAGAAGGAATAACTTTCAACGCCGTGGACGAAGCCGTTGGCGATGTTGGCGACGGAATAAAGGATGATGGAACCGAAAAGGACGGAAAGCCGGCCCTTCTTATCGCCCAGGATGCCCCAGAAGAGACCGCCCAGGAGGAAACCCGCCAACTGCCAGTTCAAGAGCCGCACGCCCACTTCCAGGGCCTGGTCCGCGGGGATGCCGAGCCCGTCGAGGCTTTGGTTGCGGACGATGGAGAAAAGCATGATGTCGTAGGCGTCGACGAAGTAACCCAGGGCCGCCACGAAGACGGCCAACCATATACCGCCGGAGGGGTATGGATCTTTCATCCGGGGATTTTACCAGGAACCGATCGATCGCCGGAGGCTTCCAGCCCTTCGTTCCTTTTTTTATACCAGGGGTTCATTTAGACTGAACGTTATGGCCTTTCAAAGGAAGAAAATCCGACCTTTCCCCGCGCCCCTGGACGGGCTCCCGGCGGCTCTCTTCATCCTCGCTTTCTTCCTTTTGGGCCATCGGACCCTTTCCGGGCCGTGGCCCTGGGCCCTGGTCCTGGGCGGCATCGTCCTTCCCTTTCTTTTCCTCTTGGGGAGGGCTTCCCGGTCCGTTCCGGATGGAAAGACCCTGGTCCGGGAGGAGTTCTTTTTTCCATCGTGGGTCCCGGCCCTGCTGTTGGCCGTGGCGGTCCTCCTCCGTTTTTGGCGGTTGGATACATTGGCCGCCTGGCCCAGTTCGGATGAGGAAACGGGAGGCTACCTGGCCGAGCATTTCGGGCAAATGGGCGTCTGGAAGGGTTTTTTCGGAGGGCAGATCCCGGCACCCTGGATCTGGGCCTGCGCGGCTGTTTGGCGCATCAGCCATGATTCCTTCCTGACGACCTGGTTCCCAGCGGCCATGTCCTCACTTCTCATCCCGATCGCGGCCGTTCCGGCTTTGCGTATCTGGACCACACGTGGACAAGGGTGGTTGTTGGGATCCCTCCTGGCCGTGAGCTATTGGCCGCTTTATCTGGGCCGTACCGGCATCTGGGGGGTCTGGCTTCCGGCCTGGGAATGCATGGCCGTTTATTTCCTGGGAAAATATTCGAAGACCGTGGGACCGGACCGACGGGTTTGGGCGGTGATCCTGGGTTTTTGGACGGCGTCGGGCTATTGGACTTTCCCGTCCTTTGCCCCCGTCTCCTTGGCCCTGGTGATCGGGTTCCTCCTCGTCTCGGGCCGGTCGAAAAGAGCGGCCGAGGAAAGATCCATTTTCCTGGCGGCCGGGGCTTTGGCGGTCGTGCCCTTGGCCTGGGAATGGACGCAGGGCAGGGTCGGTGGCCATATCCTGAGCGTCGGTTTTTGGAAAGGTCCGGATGGTTCCTGGCAGGTCCTGGATTCACTCGGCGGATACCTGCGGATCCTTTTTGGGGGCGATGGGGAAGGGGGCTATTTCAATCCCCTCCTGGGGGCCCTTTTCCTGACGGGTTTGGCCGTCCTTTACCGGGCGCGCCGCGCCTGGTTGTACCTCTTCCTGGCGGTCTTTTTCCTCTTCTTGGCCCCCGGATACTTGAGCATGAACATGGAACCCTACCGGGTGGTCTCCATCCTTCCATGGGTGCTTTGGGCGGCAGCCCTGGGTCTTCGATCCTTTTTGGTGACCTTTCCCACGGGATGGCGGGTCCCCTTGTTATTGTCCTTCCTCGCCGTCTCGGGGGGGATGGATTGGAGGCAGCTGAACCTTCCCTACCGGAACATCGATGACCGGCCCGATCTTTTTCGTGGGACGGGAAAATCCATCGAACGATACCGGGCTTACCGGATCCTGCGGGAGCAAGTGAAGGAACAGGGTCCGGGGGTGCTGTTCCCCGATTTTTGTCCCGACGATTCCTTCGACCTTTCCTTCATCCGGGCCGCTTCCTCCCTGGGCAACGCGGGAACGTCGACGTCCGTCGGGAAGGCCCGTTGGGCCGCGGCCTTGACGAACCTCCACTACCGGCCTTTCCTGGACGCGGGCTTTCCCGACGCCCGATGGTATGTCCTGGGGAAGGAGCGTTCCGGGGGAGGGCCGAGCGCCTTGATGCTCCTGCCCTTGGGGGAGAAGGACCGCCCCCGGATCGAAGGATGGTTGGCCGCCTCCGTCTGCTTCGACGATATCGAGAGGGCCCGTTTCCTCGCCACGGAGAACGAACCGGCTGGAAAAGTCCTTGAGGAGGCCTTCCGGCATTATCCCCTGGTGCTCCGGGATCCCTATCTGGTCTCCTGCTTTTGGGAAAGGATGGCGAGCCTGTTCTATTATTTCTTGGGCCACCCGCCCCGGGAGTTGGAGACCGCCCTCCGCCGGTCCGTCCAGGGTTATCCCGCGGCCCATCTTTATTACAGGCTCGGGGCCCTTCTTTTGAGGCTTGGGAAACTTGAGGAAGCCCGATGGGCCTTTCAGGAGGCGGAGCGGGCGCCCTTGAACCTTTGTCCTACCGCCGAGGCCCTGGCCTTGGTCGCGGAACGGGAGGCGGCGGAAGGGGAAGCCGGGGGAGAACGCCGACCGACGGGCCTTGAGGGAAAGGACCGCGGGACCTCAGGGAGCCAGGGGAAGTGAAAGGGCGAAACAGGTGCCCTTGCCCTTCTCGGTCTCCACGGCGATCGACCCGCCCTGCACATCCAGGAAGCGTTTGACGATGTAAAGGCCGATCCCGGCGCCGGCCCGGCCCGCCTCCTCGCCCAGGATGCGTTTCTGGCTGAACATCTGTTTCATGGCGGCCTCGCTGATGCCCGGGCCCGTGTCGGCGACCCTCAGTGTCCCCCAGGGGGCCTTCACTTCCACCCGCAGGGTGATGGAGCCCCTATCGGTGAATTTCACGGCGTTGCTGATGAGGTTCCGCAGGGCCTCCACCGTCTTGTCCATGTCGGCCATGACGAAGACGTCCTTCTCCAGTCCCTCCAGCCGCAGTTCCAATCCCTTGCGGGAGATGATCTCCTTGTAGTCCCGCAGGCCGAACTCCACGATGGTG
This bacterium DNA region includes the following protein-coding sequences:
- a CDS encoding acyl-CoA desaturase; this translates as MQPTEVHPNIEGIPNLTPVQTAPITDYHRNFLRTFTKEEKIDWGGSIPFFGVHVVGLLAWLTGISWAAVAMCFFMYYFRMFAITGIYHRYFSHRSYKTSRWFQFVMALWGTSCGQQGPLWWAAHHRHHHKYSDTPEDIHSPGLRGFWWSHWGWILCKRYAPTNEEAVKDLVKYPELKFINKHHGIAPFVLATLIFFFGAFLEHAAPGLHTNGMQMLAWGFFTSTTLLYHGTFTINSLSHVFGKKRFETGDDSKNNFWLSLITMGEGWHNNHHKFPYAESQGIYWWEIDMSHYILKMFSWVGLVWDIQKHPKELFQKTAKA
- a CDS encoding FliG C-terminal domain-containing protein, with the protein product MADQPELNEILERLEAVEHKLGVYYVPNAEPILEELCEKLEPMTLQAILREVDAKVLAQAMMGYKTPALKNLQKAMSKKSWEMIQDDVHYFLKLGVSEAAIRTARLEMMSIIKKLEAHGAVVLHVKESSAELEDWKKQSQETGTLFKKVEGLEVWKKDILDRI
- a CDS encoding aldo/keto reductase, which translates into the protein MKKRKLGSQGLQVSELGLGCMGMSYAYHPVEEADSLKVLDRALELGINFFDTAEAYGPFKNEELLAKAFKGRRDRLVLATKVAWKEGKAGPENLDGSPAALQKAVEGCLSRLQTPVIDLLYLHRADPKVPIEESVGAMAQLVKQGKVRYLGLSEVGPNTIRKAHAVHPITCLQSEYSLWETAIEDGILPVLRELGMGLVPFSPVGRGFLTGAIKSYEDLGPNDMRRNLPRFQGENFKENIKLVEEVTKLAKTRGATATQAALAWLMNQGEDIVPIPGTTQVKHLEENVAACDIPFTSEDFRAIDGILEKFRVSGNRYNESMAKMVNKD
- a CDS encoding methyltransferase domain-containing protein; protein product: MREWHDKFFAGTYTRILAHTFTKHATREQARGIKHLLGLRKGQKVLDLPCGQGRVTLALARMGIRAIGVDRQPHYIRRAKTLGHRAHLKAEFQVGDMRETSFQGEFDAAFNWFGSFGYFNARQNKKVLANFFRALKPGGRFVLQCPNKDWIKRNFKPVMEATIAGIRMTQRNRWEAKDRSIRTYWTFQSKTKTDRYVSVMHQYDKKDLARLLKSVGFRKIRFFGGLSGKPLHEDSAGIIAVAAKPK
- a CDS encoding carbon starvation protein A translates to MNVLPLILTALLVMIIAYRYYSYFLATKVVVLDDRRATPAHLLNDGHNYHPTNKWVLMGHHFAAIAGAGPLIGPVLAAQFGFVPSFIWLLAGVCLAGAVHDFMILAASIRRKGRSLVDILRHEISPLSSVMGAIAIFIIVILALAGLGMAVVNALKASPWGVFSIAATIPIAFLVGFWMRKGPSAIVPASIVGVALVFFAVVFGDHIPGSPLAPYFTFSREGVIGALAIYGFLASVLPVWMLLTPRDYLSSYMKVGTIALLVLGIIVVAPDLHMPAFGYVDGGGPIIPGKLFPFVFITIACGAISGFHALVSSGTTPKMLDKESDARVIGYGSMLMEGLVGIVALLSTSALFPGDYYAINLPADKFAALGLTPVNLQALSQAVGENVAGRPGGAVSLALGFAQIFSGFPGLERLMGYFYHFMIMFEALFILTTIDAGTRVARFLVQEFFGRFYKPLEDTNWMPGTVLSTALVVFLWAWLIWGGSVATIWPMFGTANQLLASIALAASTSALINSGRTHYIWATLVPMLFVAVTTLSACWLNITDNFLPLAAAHPDKAFQAYANVAATVIIMVCAVVVLWESGHRWYQILALKKHPKAVHDKAHKGHELPDYGCC
- a CDS encoding MFS transporter yields the protein MKDPYPSGGIWLAVFVAALGYFVDAYDIMLFSIVRNQSLDGLGIPADQALEVGVRLLNWQLAGFLLGGLFWGILGDKKGRLSVLFGSIILYSVANIANGFVHGVESYSFWRFLAGVGLSGELGAGVTLVSELMPREKRGWGTTLITTVGVTGVLVAALVGQRFDWRTAYFVGGGMGLVLLVLRLGVRESGLFLALEKKTGASKGDFFQFFRYPRKGLIFLSLILATFPVWFIAGVLLTFCPEIGKGMGMTELPSPGRAIFFAYLGLPLGDLASGTLSQLFQNRKKVIASFLVLNALSVTSTLLWGGTSLTVFYALCGCMGFSAGFWAVAVTSAAEQFGTNLRATVATSGPNFVRGLTIPVTLAFKALIPVWGVLGSASALAALVLAAAFFGLSNLKETYGIDLDYMD